A section of the Geoalkalibacter ferrihydriticus DSM 17813 genome encodes:
- a CDS encoding ferredoxin yields the protein MPRVPVVDQQACIGCEVCTQICPQVFRMEEGPEGGHGHEHKSTVYNPTGAPEEKIEEAMDNCPVACIYWSE from the coding sequence ATGCCCCGCGTACCCGTCGTCGACCAGCAAGCCTGCATCGGTTGTGAAGTGTGCACCCAGATCTGCCCGCAAGTGTTTCGCATGGAAGAAGGCCCCGAAGGCGGCCACGGCCACGAGCACAAATCCACAGTTTACAACCCCACCGGCGCCCCCGAGGAAAAAATCGAGGAAGCCATGGACAACTGCCCCGTCGCCTGCATCTATTGGAGCGAATAA
- a CDS encoding MFS transporter, whose protein sequence is MPFSSNIAKLRAFSFLKMTLFPMAIITLFWKDHIGLSLTEILVLQGFFSLATLLFEFPSGYLSDRLGYRFSLNLASLLGICGWGWYLFAGSFAEVLIAELLLGASFAFISGADSALLYESLRQEGSEHRYSQHEGRMIGLAQAGEAAGAIFAGTLYALFPLLPFIIQVVVWILALGLTTTLKEPPRERAPTTHSHLAEALATVRYTFRDNRRLRATVALSTVLGLASYYPVWMIQPFMQETGVPLAWFGPIWAGANATVALFSWLSYRFSMRLGNRSMAFLMFGLVACGYFGLAFTHALWSFLFYYLLTTMRGLQGPLLKAHIQGQSQSSNRASIMSLKSFAFRFCFICTGPAAGLAADRFGLNTAFAILGLALCATLILCLRKFEFSASSSGASHP, encoded by the coding sequence TTGCCTTTCTCCTCCAACATCGCCAAACTCAGAGCTTTTTCCTTTCTCAAGATGACGCTGTTTCCCATGGCGATCATCACCCTGTTCTGGAAGGATCACATTGGCCTGAGCCTCACGGAAATCCTTGTCCTGCAGGGGTTTTTTTCACTCGCGACACTTCTCTTCGAATTTCCCTCGGGTTACCTCAGTGACCGGCTGGGTTATCGCTTCAGTCTCAATCTGGCCTCGCTTCTCGGAATCTGCGGATGGGGCTGGTACCTGTTTGCCGGCTCCTTTGCCGAAGTGCTCATCGCCGAACTTCTGTTGGGTGCCTCATTTGCTTTTATCAGCGGCGCGGACAGCGCTCTGCTCTATGAAAGCCTGCGCCAGGAAGGCAGCGAGCACCGCTACAGCCAGCATGAAGGGCGCATGATCGGCCTAGCCCAGGCGGGCGAAGCCGCCGGCGCCATTTTCGCGGGAACGCTCTATGCCCTTTTTCCCTTGCTACCCTTCATCATTCAGGTCGTGGTCTGGATTCTGGCCCTGGGACTGACCACGACCCTGAAAGAGCCGCCACGCGAGCGCGCGCCCACGACGCACTCACATCTGGCCGAAGCCCTGGCCACGGTACGCTATACCTTCCGGGACAACCGGCGCCTGCGCGCCACGGTGGCCTTGTCAACGGTGCTGGGACTGGCCTCCTATTATCCGGTCTGGATGATCCAGCCTTTCATGCAGGAGACCGGGGTTCCCCTGGCATGGTTCGGTCCTATCTGGGCCGGCGCCAATGCCACCGTGGCCTTGTTTTCGTGGCTCAGCTACCGATTTTCCATGCGCCTCGGAAACCGCTCCATGGCTTTTCTGATGTTTGGCCTGGTTGCCTGCGGATACTTCGGGCTGGCATTCACTCATGCCCTGTGGAGTTTTCTTTTCTATTACCTTCTCACCACCATGCGTGGCCTCCAAGGGCCGCTGCTCAAGGCGCATATTCAAGGCCAGAGCCAGTCGTCCAATCGGGCCAGCATCATGTCCTTAAAATCCTTTGCCTTTCGCTTCTGTTTCATCTGCACTGGACCCGCCGCCGGCTTAGCCGCCGATCGCTTCGGCCTTAATACCGCCTTTGCCATCCTCGGCCTGGCCTTGTGCGCGACCCTGATCCTGTGTCTGAGAAAATTCGAATTCTCCGCGTCTTCATCCGGCGCATCGCATCCCTAA